In Spiroplasma chinense, a single window of DNA contains:
- the dnaA gene encoding chromosomal replication initiator protein DnaA, with product MTNTVLWKKIKEWLISSDLIEPNIYEDYIKNASLESLSPNNVAIVVSSDLSKYYLENLDSDIDIKSKICELLEKDVMLTFLTKEEYKKEEKYLKVIKKNKIINGGEFSFENFVSGVSNMNAYNASKAIINNLGTKWNPLFIHGDSGLGKTHLLKAILNELSKDSNDINIKYYTSADFRKEILDSLQDGFKEIESTKEKFANLDVILIDDIQFLANSGKTNEIFFNLFNSCVENNKQIVITSDKAPEYLNGFDKRLVSRFNQGLNVKIDTPDIVTATAIVDYKSRVANLLFTEEVKKYIASYYGSDVRKIEGVINKIEFAIIQDKEKVGKTIDLEDINLFLEDYSFAPGGDITIQKIKNVVAQNYGVTAKALDSKVRLQAVVRARHVAMYLTGEILKKNYTEIGVSFGGKDHTTVMHAFKKINESLESDKIFKKTLNKIKKEIVS from the coding sequence ATGACAAACACAGTTTTGTGAAAAAAAATAAAAGAATGGCTTATTTCATCAGATTTAATAGAGCCAAATATATATGAAGATTATATAAAAAATGCATCACTAGAATCACTATCTCCAAATAATGTAGCAATCGTTGTTTCTTCTGATCTATCAAAATATTATCTTGAAAATTTAGATTCTGATATAGACATCAAAAGTAAAATTTGTGAACTATTAGAAAAAGATGTTATGTTAACATTTTTGACTAAAGAGGAATATAAAAAAGAAGAGAAATATTTAAAAGTTATTAAAAAGAACAAAATTATCAATGGGGGAGAATTTTCATTTGAAAACTTTGTCTCCGGGGTAAGTAACATGAATGCATATAATGCATCAAAGGCAATTATTAACAATTTAGGTACTAAATGAAATCCTTTATTCATTCATGGAGACTCAGGACTTGGTAAAACTCACCTTTTAAAAGCTATATTAAATGAACTAAGTAAAGATTCTAATGATATTAATATTAAATATTATACATCTGCAGATTTTAGAAAAGAAATCTTAGACTCTTTACAAGATGGTTTCAAGGAAATTGAATCTACTAAAGAAAAATTTGCTAACTTAGATGTTATTTTAATTGATGACATTCAATTTTTAGCAAATAGTGGAAAAACAAATGAAATATTTTTTAACTTATTTAACAGTTGTGTAGAAAATAACAAACAAATAGTTATCACATCTGATAAAGCACCTGAATATTTAAATGGTTTTGACAAAAGACTAGTTTCTCGTTTTAATCAGGGATTAAATGTGAAAATAGACACACCAGATATTGTCACAGCCACAGCTATTGTGGATTACAAATCAAGAGTAGCAAACCTTTTATTTACAGAAGAGGTAAAAAAATATATAGCTTCTTATTATGGATCTGACGTTAGAAAGATCGAAGGAGTAATTAATAAAATCGAATTTGCAATAATTCAAGACAAAGAAAAAGTAGGTAAAACTATAGACTTAGAAGATATTAATCTATTTTTAGAGGATTATTCTTTTGCTCCTGGTGGAGATATTACAATACAAAAAATAAAAAATGTTGTAGCTCAAAATTATGGAGTTACTGCAAAAGCGTTAGATTCAAAAGTAAGATTACAAGCAGTTGTTAGAGCAAGACATGTTGCTATGTATTTAACTGGAGAAATCTTAAAGAAAAATTACACAGAAATAGGTGTGTCATTTGGTGGTAAAGATCACACAACTGTTATGCACGCATTTAAAAAAATCAATGAAAGCCTAGAATCTGACAAGATTTTTAAAAAGACTTTGAACAAAATAAAGAAAGAAATAGTTTCTTAA
- the dnaN gene encoding DNA polymerase III subunit beta: protein MFFKIDRNYFIEEINKCNRIIDYKSLSPNLTGILVEVTAEKISLISTNSNFSIKTSTNNFENGLEIKEAGTMLIRGKYFLEILRRMDDEIINISKVETNLITLSGEKSEFTLNILDHLDYPLIAFREKGTVVELDSSELKKALNQTIISVNEWNQKIVLSGLNFSVDNDIFYVTGTDGFRVSRKQITLNYPLEEKFEANIPFKGVHEIIKILSEKGLCKLVLQDNYLSVLINETIFQVNLLEGQFPNVNSVFPTDFNSTIYVENKKFVKLISRADIPSEENLSTVVNLILQGESIFIKSNIQLVGSFEEEFKEFELRGLDEQNIYFNSRYLLESLKTFETKTIEINFIDAKKPIVISSSEDLSLSQIILPMSSN from the coding sequence ATGTTTTTTAAGATTGACAGAAATTATTTTATTGAAGAAATTAATAAATGTAATAGGATTATAGATTATAAATCTTTAAGCCCTAACTTGACTGGGATTTTAGTTGAAGTTACAGCTGAAAAAATTTCTTTAATTTCTACTAACTCTAATTTTTCAATTAAAACATCTACAAATAATTTTGAAAATGGTTTAGAAATTAAAGAAGCTGGAACTATGTTAATTAGGGGTAAATATTTCTTAGAAATTTTAAGAAGAATGGATGATGAAATAATTAACATCTCTAAAGTGGAAACTAATCTTATTACTTTATCTGGAGAAAAATCAGAATTTACATTGAACATATTAGATCATCTTGATTATCCTTTAATAGCATTTAGAGAAAAAGGAACTGTTGTTGAATTAGATTCTTCAGAATTAAAAAAAGCTTTGAACCAAACAATTATTTCTGTTAACGAATGAAATCAAAAAATTGTTTTGTCTGGTTTAAATTTTAGTGTCGACAATGACATTTTTTATGTAACAGGAACTGATGGTTTTAGAGTTTCTAGAAAACAAATAACTTTAAATTATCCTTTAGAAGAAAAATTTGAAGCTAACATTCCTTTCAAAGGAGTTCATGAAATTATTAAAATTTTAAGTGAAAAGGGATTATGTAAATTAGTATTACAAGATAACTATTTATCTGTACTTATTAATGAAACTATATTTCAAGTTAATTTATTAGAAGGACAATTTCCAAATGTGAATTCTGTTTTTCCAACTGACTTCAACAGTACAATCTATGTTGAAAATAAAAAGTTTGTTAAATTAATTTCGAGAGCAGATATTCCTAGTGAAGAAAATTTATCAACTGTTGTTAATTTAATTTTACAAGGAGAATCAATTTTTATAAAATCAAACATCCAACTAGTTGGTAGCTTTGAAGAAGAATTTAAAGAATTTGAATTAAGAGGTTTAGACGAACAAAATATTTATTTCAATTCTAGATATCTTTTAGAATCGTTAAAAACATTTGAAACTAAAACAATTGAGATCAATTTTATTGATGCTAAAAAACCAATTGTTATTTCTTCGAGTGAAGATTTATCATTGAGTCAAATTATCTTACCAATGTCTTCAAATTAA
- the gyrB gene encoding DNA topoisomerase (ATP-hydrolyzing) subunit B codes for MGNNYGADQIQVLEGLEAVRKRPGMYIGNTNKVGLHHLIWEILDNSVDESLAGFCDEISIVITDENEILIKDNGRGIPVAIHPKTKKSTLETIFTVLHAGGKFDESTYKISGGLHGVGASVVNALSLYVEAIVLRDNKMYYQRFFDGGTKATELETIGLSDANGTLIKFKPDPEIFKETVEFDFAVVKTKIKQLAFLNKGLKIDLYDQRNDKFLSYRFDDGIKDYIKEINSGKEKINDEIFYISDKFEKIEVEVSIQYNDTYDENIFSFCNNIFTSEGGTHEEGFKLSLIKALNNYTNDLKNFKGNKFTFDDVREGICAVISIKHVDPLYEGQTKAKLSNVDAKEAVSNILFESFKEYLLKNPNDAKKIIEKILISQKARKAAQRAREDTRRKSAIDNFSLPGKLADCESKDADISELYLVEGDSAGGSAKTGRNRKNQAILSLKGKVLNVEKVKQSKVFENNEIQSIIAAIGTGVKKDFNIKKIRYKKIIIMTDADVDGAHIRVLLLTFFYRYMKELLNNGNIYIAQPPLYKIDAGKNNIDYAYSDAELEELKNNKYKDLKYVIQRYKGLGEMDPIQLWETTMDPERRTMIQIKVEDAFMANEVFSSLMGESVELRRNFITENAQFVENIDI; via the coding sequence ATGGGAAATAATTATGGAGCAGATCAGATACAAGTCTTAGAAGGATTGGAAGCAGTTCGTAAGAGACCTGGTATGTATATTGGAAATACAAATAAAGTAGGACTACATCATTTAATTTGAGAAATTTTAGACAACTCTGTTGATGAATCATTAGCAGGTTTTTGTGATGAAATTTCAATTGTTATAACTGATGAAAATGAAATTTTAATTAAAGATAATGGGAGAGGAATACCAGTAGCTATTCACCCTAAAACTAAAAAAAGTACTTTAGAAACAATTTTTACAGTACTACATGCGGGTGGTAAGTTTGATGAATCAACTTATAAAATCTCTGGAGGACTTCATGGAGTTGGAGCTTCTGTTGTAAATGCATTATCTTTATATGTTGAAGCAATTGTTTTAAGAGATAATAAAATGTATTACCAAAGATTTTTTGATGGTGGTACAAAAGCAACTGAACTTGAAACAATTGGTCTATCAGATGCAAATGGAACGTTAATTAAATTTAAACCCGATCCTGAAATTTTTAAAGAAACTGTAGAGTTTGATTTTGCAGTTGTTAAAACTAAAATAAAACAATTAGCTTTTTTAAACAAAGGTTTAAAAATTGATTTATATGATCAAAGAAATGATAAATTTTTATCTTATAGATTTGATGATGGAATTAAAGATTATATAAAAGAAATTAATAGTGGTAAAGAAAAAATTAATGACGAGATTTTTTACATAAGTGATAAATTTGAAAAAATTGAAGTGGAAGTTTCAATTCAATATAATGACACTTATGACGAAAATATTTTTTCATTCTGTAATAATATTTTCACAAGTGAAGGTGGAACACATGAAGAAGGTTTTAAATTATCTTTAATTAAAGCTTTAAATAATTACACAAATGATTTAAAAAATTTCAAAGGAAATAAATTTACTTTTGATGATGTACGTGAAGGAATTTGTGCTGTTATTTCAATTAAACATGTGGATCCTTTATATGAAGGACAAACAAAAGCAAAACTTTCAAACGTTGATGCAAAAGAAGCTGTATCAAATATTTTGTTTGAAAGTTTTAAAGAGTACTTATTAAAAAATCCTAATGATGCAAAAAAAATAATTGAGAAAATTTTAATTTCACAAAAAGCAAGAAAAGCTGCTCAAAGAGCTAGAGAAGACACAAGAAGAAAATCTGCTATTGATAATTTTTCTTTACCTGGAAAATTAGCAGACTGTGAATCTAAAGATGCAGATATTTCAGAACTATATTTAGTCGAAGGGGATTCTGCGGGTGGTAGTGCAAAAACTGGACGTAATAGAAAAAACCAAGCTATCTTATCTTTAAAAGGTAAAGTTTTAAATGTTGAAAAAGTTAAACAATCTAAAGTTTTTGAAAACAATGAAATTCAATCTATTATAGCTGCTATTGGAACTGGTGTTAAAAAAGATTTTAATATCAAAAAAATAAGATACAAAAAAATAATTATTATGACTGATGCTGATGTTGACGGAGCTCACATTAGAGTTTTATTATTAACTTTCTTTTATAGATATATGAAAGAACTTTTAAATAATGGAAACATTTATATTGCACAACCTCCATTATATAAAATTGATGCAGGAAAAAATAATATTGATTATGCATATTCAGATGCAGAACTTGAAGAATTAAAAAATAACAAATACAAAGATTTAAAATATGTAATTCAACGTTACAAAGGACTTGGAGAAATGGATCCAATCCAACTTTGAGAAACTACAATGGACCCTGAAAGAAGAACTATGATTCAAATCAAAGTTGAAGATGCTTTCATGGCTAATGAAGTTTTTTCAAGTCTAATGGGTGAGAGTGTAGAGTTAAGAAGAAACTTTATTACTGAGAATGCTCAATTTGTTGAAAACATAGATATATAG
- the gyrA gene encoding DNA gyrase subunit A codes for MAENNIGRILEVDIKNEVEKDFLEYSMSVIVSRALPELKDGLKPVHRRIIYAMNDLKITADSPHKKSARIVGEVIGKYHPHGDSSVYEAMVRMSQDFSYRYPLVEGHGNFGSIDGDGAAAMRYTEARLSKISNMLLKDIDMETVPFTDNYDASEREPKYLTGYFPNLLVNGATGIAVGMATNIPPHNLTEVTNAIIAYIDNNDITIDEILEFIKGPDFPTGALMTNGQSMIDGYKTGKGNLTIRAKIDIESDNKKQRIVISEIPYQTNKIRIVEKIADLYKNKIIVGVTDIRDESNYQGIRIVLDLSTNANAQLIIKRLYKYTSLQTNFAINMLSLNNGIPVVLNIKDIIKFYVKHQIDIIMKRSIFEQKKLNKRLHILNAIRKTLDHIDEVIKIIKESANTEEAHKMLNEKFGFDEQQSKAILDMRLQRLVGLEREKIELDIKTIEARLVELDEIINSKEKQNEVLVSQLENIKTKFGDERRTQIIKEEQTLIGEEELIQDTQMILTLTENGYVRRLSPAEFKTQKRGGKGIIINSYPDDNIIISCVGKTKDDVLFFSNEGKVYKVKGYNITQFTRTSRGLPIINFIGINSSEEITSILSLKNKDKKFKFLNFITLNGVVKKVAIEEFDRINNYGKIAINLDKGDKLVSVVPTVGNNELLIASKKGKIIKVDENDFRPMSRSSRGVKGMNIDKGDQVVSAVSNYGVESVATISEYGIVKRTLISEYNIFGRGAKGVLGMKLNDKTGSFKNMLGVRETDDLLMISSKGKIIKIGAQDVNLQSRTSTGVIGFSLDEGEYITTVSLEFNKGE; via the coding sequence ATGGCTGAAAATAATATTGGTAGAATTTTAGAAGTAGATATTAAAAATGAAGTTGAAAAAGATTTTTTAGAGTACTCAATGAGTGTTATTGTCAGTCGTGCTCTTCCTGAATTAAAAGATGGTTTGAAACCAGTTCATAGAAGAATAATTTATGCTATGAATGATTTAAAAATTACAGCAGATTCACCACATAAAAAATCTGCTCGTATTGTTGGGGAAGTAATTGGTAAGTATCACCCTCATGGTGATTCATCAGTTTATGAAGCAATGGTTAGAATGTCACAAGATTTTTCTTATCGTTATCCTTTAGTTGAAGGACATGGTAACTTTGGATCAATCGATGGTGATGGAGCTGCTGCGATGCGTTATACTGAGGCAAGACTTTCAAAAATTTCAAATATGTTATTGAAAGACATTGATATGGAAACAGTACCATTCACAGATAACTATGATGCTTCAGAAAGAGAACCAAAATATTTAACAGGTTACTTTCCAAATCTTTTAGTTAATGGTGCTACAGGAATTGCTGTTGGTATGGCTACAAATATTCCTCCACACAATTTAACAGAAGTTACAAATGCAATAATTGCATACATTGATAATAATGATATTACTATTGATGAAATTTTAGAATTTATTAAAGGACCAGATTTTCCTACAGGAGCTTTAATGACAAACGGTCAATCTATGATTGATGGTTATAAAACAGGAAAAGGTAATTTAACTATCAGAGCAAAAATTGATATTGAATCTGATAATAAAAAACAAAGAATTGTTATTAGTGAAATTCCTTATCAAACAAATAAAATTAGAATAGTTGAAAAAATTGCAGATCTTTACAAAAATAAAATTATTGTTGGTGTAACAGATATTCGTGATGAATCAAACTATCAAGGTATTAGAATTGTTTTAGATTTAAGTACAAATGCAAATGCACAATTAATTATTAAAAGATTATATAAGTATACTTCTCTTCAAACTAATTTTGCAATTAACATGTTGTCATTAAATAATGGAATACCTGTTGTTCTAAATATAAAAGACATAATTAAATTTTATGTAAAACATCAAATTGACATTATTATGAAACGTTCAATTTTTGAACAAAAAAAATTGAACAAACGTTTACATATTTTAAATGCAATTAGAAAAACTTTAGATCATATTGATGAAGTTATAAAAATTATTAAAGAGTCTGCTAACACAGAAGAAGCTCACAAAATGTTAAATGAAAAATTTGGTTTTGATGAACAACAATCAAAAGCAATTTTAGATATGAGACTTCAAAGACTTGTTGGACTTGAAAGAGAAAAAATTGAATTAGACATAAAAACTATTGAAGCTAGATTAGTTGAATTAGATGAAATTATAAATTCAAAAGAAAAACAAAACGAAGTTTTAGTTTCTCAACTTGAAAATATTAAAACTAAATTTGGTGATGAAAGAAGAACTCAAATAATTAAAGAAGAACAAACTTTAATTGGAGAGGAAGAACTAATTCAAGATACTCAAATGATTTTAACTCTAACTGAAAATGGTTATGTTAGAAGATTAAGTCCAGCAGAATTTAAAACTCAAAAACGTGGTGGAAAAGGAATTATAATTAATTCTTATCCAGATGATAATATTATTATTTCTTGTGTTGGAAAAACAAAAGATGATGTTTTATTTTTCTCTAACGAAGGAAAAGTTTACAAAGTTAAAGGATACAATATTACTCAGTTTACTAGAACGTCGCGTGGTCTACCAATAATTAATTTCATAGGAATAAATTCCTCTGAAGAAATTACATCAATCTTATCTCTAAAAAATAAAGATAAGAAATTTAAATTTTTAAATTTTATAACTCTTAATGGAGTTGTAAAAAAAGTTGCTATTGAAGAATTTGATAGAATTAACAATTATGGAAAAATAGCAATCAACTTAGATAAAGGAGATAAATTAGTTTCAGTTGTTCCAACTGTTGGTAACAATGAATTACTAATTGCTTCTAAAAAAGGAAAAATTATTAAAGTAGATGAAAACGATTTCAGACCAATGTCTAGATCTTCTAGAGGTGTAAAAGGTATGAACATTGATAAAGGTGATCAAGTAGTTTCAGCTGTAAGTAATTACGGAGTTGAAAGTGTTGCTACTATATCAGAATATGGTATAGTAAAAAGAACACTTATAAGTGAATATAACATTTTTGGTAGAGGTGCTAAAGGTGTTCTAGGTATGAAACTAAATGATAAAACTGGAAGTTTCAAAAACATGTTAGGTGTTAGAGAAACAGATGATTTACTTATGATTTCTTCAAAAGGTAAAATCATCAAAATTGGAGCTCAAGATGTTAACTTACAATCTAGAACTTCTACTGGAGTAATTGGATTTAGTTTGGATGAAGGTGAATACATTACAACTGTTTCATTGGAATTCAATAAGGGAGAATAA
- the serS gene encoding serine--tRNA ligase yields the protein MLDINRIENDLEHIKVQLKKRNKDYSEELNQVLNFNSDRKKIIKEVEELKATKNSISKEIGILAKDKKFDEIEKLKSEVTTMNEKIEVLDKNLKEVQLNMNSLLAVIPNVPNDNIPLGNDDEDNVEVRRWVEPGIKNDGEAHWDIGQKLGLVDFELGAKLSGSRFLVYKNEGSKMIRAIADVLLNRHKKHGYQEMFLPLLVNAENMFGTGQLPKFEEDAYKIDDQYLIPTSEVPLTNVFRNTIVDVKELPTYLTSFTQCFRREAGSAGRDTKGMIRLHQFNKVEMVKVCEPESSYEELEKMVLDAEDCLKMFNIPYRVVELCSGDIGFTSQKTYDLEVWFPNQNKFREISSCSNCGDYQARRMGAKYKNTDGKVNYLNTLNGSGLAIDRLFAAMLENHYDGEKLILPEVLRPYFDNKEYIK from the coding sequence ATGTTAGATATAAATAGAATTGAAAATGATCTTGAACATATAAAAGTTCAATTGAAAAAAAGAAATAAAGATTATTCAGAAGAATTAAATCAAGTTTTAAATTTTAATTCTGATAGAAAAAAAATAATCAAAGAAGTTGAAGAATTAAAAGCTACAAAGAATTCAATTTCAAAAGAAATTGGAATTTTAGCTAAGGATAAAAAATTTGATGAAATTGAAAAATTAAAATCTGAAGTAACAACTATGAATGAAAAAATTGAAGTACTTGATAAAAATTTAAAAGAAGTACAACTAAACATGAATTCATTGTTAGCTGTAATACCAAATGTTCCTAACGATAATATTCCTCTTGGAAATGATGATGAGGATAATGTTGAAGTAAGAAGATGAGTTGAACCAGGAATTAAAAATGATGGTGAAGCTCATTGAGATATAGGACAAAAATTAGGATTAGTAGATTTTGAATTAGGTGCAAAATTATCTGGATCAAGATTCTTAGTTTATAAAAACGAAGGATCAAAAATGATAAGAGCTATTGCAGATGTTTTATTAAATAGACACAAGAAACATGGATACCAAGAAATGTTCCTTCCATTATTAGTAAATGCGGAAAATATGTTTGGAACAGGTCAACTTCCTAAATTTGAAGAAGATGCATATAAAATTGATGATCAATATTTAATTCCAACTTCTGAAGTTCCATTAACAAATGTATTCAGAAATACAATTGTTGATGTTAAAGAATTACCAACTTATTTAACTTCTTTCACACAATGTTTTAGAAGAGAAGCTGGAAGTGCTGGACGAGATACAAAAGGAATGATTAGATTACATCAATTTAATAAAGTTGAAATGGTTAAAGTTTGTGAACCTGAATCTTCATATGAAGAACTTGAAAAAATGGTTTTAGATGCAGAAGATTGTTTAAAAATGTTTAATATACCATATAGAGTTGTAGAACTTTGTTCTGGAGATATTGGTTTCACATCACAAAAAACTTATGATTTAGAGGTTTGATTCCCTAATCAAAATAAATTTAGAGAGATCTCTTCATGTTCTAATTGTGGTGATTATCAAGCTAGAAGAATGGGTGCAAAATATAAAAACACAGATGGTAAAGTTAATTATTTAAATACATTAAATGGTTCAGGACTTGCAATAGATAGATTATTTGCAGCAATGTTAGAAAATCATTATGATGGTGAAAAATTAATATTACCAGAAGTATTAAGACCTTATTTTGATAATAAAGAATATATAAAATAA
- a CDS encoding nucleoside deaminase: MTDIYYENLIKEIKKCKKSKDVPVAAFLVKDKKIVAKSINTREKDLDIAGHAEIKVINKMFKKIGNKNLEEFNMVVSLKPCFMCIGAIQHANIKKVYYYLENLKCDYHKFENNIKFIKLEDLENKLEMELKHFFKNLRNK; this comes from the coding sequence ATGACAGATATATATTACGAGAATTTAATTAAAGAAATAAAAAAATGCAAAAAGAGCAAAGATGTTCCTGTTGCTGCTTTTTTAGTTAAAGATAAAAAGATTGTAGCAAAATCAATCAATACTCGAGAAAAAGATTTAGACATTGCTGGTCACGCAGAAATAAAAGTCATAAATAAAATGTTTAAAAAAATAGGTAATAAAAATTTAGAAGAATTTAATATGGTTGTCAGTTTAAAACCTTGTTTTATGTGTATCGGAGCTATTCAACACGCTAATATAAAAAAAGTTTATTATTACTTAGAAAATTTAAAATGTGATTATCATAAATTTGAAAACAATATAAAGTTTATTAAATTAGAAGATTTAGAAAATAAACTAGAAATGGAACTTAAACATTTCTTTAAAAATCTAAGAAATAAATAG
- the dnaX gene encoding DNA polymerase III subunit gamma/tau, whose product MDNKKSLYRIYRPKNLDQVAGHEGIKEILKSEIESNNYPHALLFSGQRGTGKTSIAKIFAKIVNCTNLQKYNPCDECVSCKEFNNNAHSDIFEMDAASNNGVDEIRNIKANVSTLPSISKYKVYIIDEVHMLTNSAFNALLKTLEEPPTHVIFILATTEFSKIPQTIISRCQLFNFKRISKSALENKVEEVCNSEGSEIDSEALEEIYYMSDGSLRDALNYLEQSLTISTGKVTTDELKKIFYIATKKEKVEVLKNIFDGKANEIINYFENSNDQGIDFQATILGLLNILKEIVSVKMTGNFNYLKILDQDEFNYFESVQIEKIFSLADNISEAYTKTKNSNVSYQYILINILKTIKGFTTTPISVVVKNDLNENNKIENVQPYISNFNQIKKVEEPKVEEPKVEEQNLRTETLQEENNNIQNVVADENKMETVTRSQSTNEKNISDENRINNILDISNEEEKLLKLQMYLMVENMTGSSSEIEFSDNQILNSLLNVDKDLRKTYDEKIQNLVFSNKNNLEELKKYICFYNGKVSAANDQSLILIVEDSGIAQWINYKLQNEIFRNDLFSILEANVAIICIDKKRWKQIKEEYMFRKQSGILNNVYEPIDLGNFYESLNEVESENEYLKRAREILDIEIKVVD is encoded by the coding sequence ATGGATAATAAAAAATCTTTATATAGAATTTATAGACCCAAAAACTTAGATCAAGTTGCAGGTCATGAAGGAATAAAAGAAATATTAAAATCAGAAATTGAAAGTAATAATTATCCTCACGCTTTGTTATTTTCTGGTCAAAGAGGAACAGGAAAAACATCTATAGCTAAAATATTTGCAAAGATTGTAAATTGTACAAATTTACAAAAATATAATCCTTGTGATGAATGTGTAAGTTGTAAAGAATTTAATAACAATGCTCACTCAGATATTTTTGAAATGGATGCTGCTTCAAATAATGGAGTAGATGAAATTAGAAACATAAAAGCAAATGTCTCTACATTACCAAGTATTTCAAAATATAAAGTTTATATAATTGATGAGGTTCATATGTTAACCAATTCTGCTTTCAATGCATTATTAAAAACTTTAGAAGAACCACCAACGCATGTGATTTTTATATTAGCAACAACAGAATTTTCAAAAATACCACAAACTATAATTTCAAGATGTCAGTTATTTAATTTTAAAAGAATTAGTAAATCAGCTCTTGAAAATAAAGTTGAAGAGGTTTGTAATTCTGAAGGAAGTGAAATTGATTCAGAAGCTTTAGAAGAAATTTATTACATGTCAGATGGATCATTGAGAGATGCTCTAAATTATTTGGAACAATCATTAACTATCTCAACAGGAAAAGTTACAACAGACGAACTTAAAAAAATATTTTATATTGCAACAAAGAAAGAAAAAGTTGAAGTACTAAAAAATATTTTTGATGGCAAAGCAAATGAAATTATAAATTATTTTGAAAATTCAAATGATCAAGGAATCGACTTTCAAGCTACAATACTTGGGTTATTAAATATTTTGAAAGAAATAGTTTCAGTAAAAATGACAGGTAACTTTAACTACCTAAAAATTTTAGATCAAGATGAATTTAATTATTTTGAATCAGTTCAAATAGAAAAAATATTTTCTCTAGCTGATAACATTTCTGAAGCATATACAAAAACAAAAAATTCAAATGTAAGTTATCAATACATTCTTATAAATATTTTAAAAACCATTAAGGGTTTCACTACTACACCAATAAGTGTAGTAGTGAAAAATGACTTAAATGAAAATAATAAGATTGAAAATGTCCAACCTTATATTTCAAATTTTAATCAAATAAAAAAAGTTGAAGAACCAAAAGTTGAAGAACCAAAAGTTGAAGAACAAAATTTAAGAACCGAAACTTTGCAAGAAGAAAACAACAATATTCAAAATGTTGTTGCTGATGAAAATAAAATGGAAACAGTAACTAGATCACAATCTACAAACGAAAAAAATATCAGTGATGAAAATAGAATTAATAATATTTTAGATATTTCTAATGAAGAAGAAAAATTATTAAAACTTCAAATGTATTTGATGGTTGAAAACATGACAGGTTCAAGTTCTGAAATAGAATTTTCTGATAACCAAATTTTAAATTCTTTACTTAACGTTGATAAAGATTTAAGAAAAACTTATGACGAGAAAATTCAAAATTTGGTTTTTAGTAATAAAAATAATTTAGAGGAATTAAAAAAATATATTTGTTTCTACAACGGAAAGGTTAGTGCTGCAAATGATCAGTCATTAATTCTAATCGTTGAGGATAGTGGAATCGCACAATGAATAAATTACAAATTACAAAATGAGATTTTTAGAAATGATTTATTCTCAATTCTTGAAGCTAATGTTGCTATAATTTGTATTGATAAAAAAAGATGAAAACAAATTAAAGAAGAATACATGTTTAGAAAACAATCTGGAATTTTAAATAATGTTTACGAACCAATTGATTTAGGAAACTTTTATGAAAGTTTAAATGAAGTTGAAAGCGAAAATGAATATTTAAAAAGAGCAAGAGAAATTTTAGATATTGAGATAAAGGTAGTGGATTAA